The sequence GCAGAGCCTAAAGTTGCAGATTATCCATTTACAACAACAGGAATTCAGATAGGACATTATGAACGTAGATGGCAAAGTTACCAGATAATAGACACTCCCGGACTTCTTGACAGACCTGTTAAGGATATGAATGAAATAGAATTAAATGCAATGGTTGCACTGGAGCACCTTGCAGATGTTATTCTATTCATCTTCGATGCATCTGAAACCTCCGGATATCCACTTGAAAGTCAGTTCAGACTTTTTGAGGAGATAAAACACATATTTAAAACCCCTATTGTCTGTATTTTTAACAAAATGGACCTCGTGGAAAGGGTTAAGTATTTGGATGAATATATTAATAAAGTGGAAGATCCTCTGTTAATTACAGCAGCAGAGGGAACTGGAATATCTGAAATAATGGATAAGCTGGAGGAATTTAATAATGAAAAGAAGAGGCGTAGCAGAACAGATGTTTAATGACATGGTTGGCACCATCCGTGAGAAACAGGAGGAGCTTGAGAAGGCAGTAGCTGATTACACTTCGAATGTTCCAGCAAAACCAGTGATGGATGTTATTGAGGATGATGAAAATATAATCGTCAAAACAGACCTTCCAGGTGTCAAAAAAGAGGATATAAAGATTGATATAACCGAAGACACCCTTGAAATCACTGCAAACTTCGAAGAAGAAACTGAAGTTGAGGATGTTAACTACCTCCGGAGGGAAAGAAGGTACGGTGAAGCAAGAAGGTTGATGAAGCTTCCTGCAAAAATACTGATGAACGACTCAACTGCAAAATTTGAAAACGGAGTATTAACAGTCACACTTCCAAAACTAGAAAAGAGTGAAAGTTTTGAAGTTAAAGTGGACTGAAAGAACAGTGCTGAAGAGTGAACTGTCCTTAATTCCCTATTTTTAATTCTTTTTGTTTAATTCATTTTTGAATCTATAAACTGTACCTTCAACTAAAAAAAGTTAATTAAAACTATATACAACTATAATTACAACTAAAAAAGGTAAAATAACTATTTTTAAAACTTGTTGATCAATTAAATTGAAAAATAAAATTTTCTATCAGTTGGAATGAGATGTGTAAAGTTAGTTAATATCTAACCTTACCTATGTGCCTTGTACTTCCTGGATCCTCACCATTGAAGTGTGCAAGGTAATATATGAACCATTCTATTGGAATTACAAGCACTAATGGTGCAAGAAGCGGATTAACATTTGCATAGTCTTCCATTTTATATAAAATCTTTTTCACACCAATTTTGTTTGAAAATTCCAGTGATTTATGGGTCAATTCATCTCCAGAATAATCGGCATCTAAAAACATTATTGGAACATCTTTTTCAGCCCTTTCAATTAATCCATGTCTGAACTCTCCTGAATAAAGTGGACAGGCATGTTTAAGGGCACCTTCCATGAACATGGTCATTGCAACCTTGTATGCAAGGCCGTAGTTTGGACCGCTTCCCATACAGTAAAAAATCTCATCGTCCTTGAATTTCTCTGCAAGAATCCGGTTTTCATCCTCTGTACTTGATAGGAGATCCTCAGTTATTGAGGGTATCTTTTCAAGATCCTTCAGAACATCCTTAGCATCATCCGATCCCTCCATGCTGAAGAGAATCTCATACAGGGACATCAACTGGGTCATGTATGTTTTAGTTCC is a genomic window of Methanobacterium congolense containing:
- a CDS encoding Hsp20/alpha crystallin family protein; translated protein: MKRRGVAEQMFNDMVGTIREKQEELEKAVADYTSNVPAKPVMDVIEDDENIIVKTDLPGVKKEDIKIDITEDTLEITANFEEETEVEDVNYLRRERRYGEARRLMKLPAKILMNDSTAKFENGVLTVTLPKLEKSESFEVKVD
- a CDS encoding SIS domain-containing protein, which codes for MKYDMYYEILEQPKSLKNTLKAEKAHMKEIADKFAEFDKIHLVGCGSSLSTCFSARDAMGFLSDKDIDAHTGYEFFYHKNLGKDNCGVLLTSQSGETSDTVAALRKAKENGLYTVSITNEEDSTMMHESDDAVLTRCNRETAILGTKTYMTQLMSLYEILFSMEGSDDAKDVLKDLEKIPSITEDLLSSTEDENRILAEKFKDDEIFYCMGSGPNYGLAYKVAMTMFMEGALKHACPLYSGEFRHGLIERAEKDVPIMFLDADYSGDELTHKSLEFSNKIGVKKILYKMEDYANVNPLLAPLVLVIPIEWFIYYLAHFNGEDPGSTRHIGKVRY